In one Pseudomonas sp. 31-12 genomic region, the following are encoded:
- a CDS encoding transporter substrate-binding domain-containing protein: MVCLVPPAPAIAGEPERLQVLGRSTVEGYEVSLDEQDRQWLRNKRVLRLGVSGPDYPPFEVTRNHNELEGITADYAMLIAQMLNVQIEVLRYVTREAAMEALKFGELDVLGTSNNFELADPELILSSAYADDQPMLVTRLDEHMPVDLAGKRIAMAEDYLPAQTVESFYPEASLQRYPSTLDALGAVAYGQVDVSLVDIFSANYLINNNYLNDVQLMGPSGLDANPFGFALARDNLALKDLIDKALAAIPMDQRSVIEQRWSAGRAKVAGQQRVSLSESEQRWLDQHPMVKVGVVGDFAPLTFYDTEGRFSGLTAQLLKLISQRSGLNFDVLRGQTLDQQIQRLKAGEIDVLPAIIPTTEGVRGLHFTRSYLTNPYMLVSATTSGSPKTLDDLAGKRLAIYPRHPMRAFIQEQAPDVQMVDVQNPAQGLELVAQEQAEAALSSLFMTRYLIARYYQGRLRISSTVGDEPARIAMATGRDESVLNSILNKALLSISPEEMDDLVARWSNDVVVDDSYWLRHRQGILQAFAAAAVLLLLALAWIARQRRQIRQRQQWLQQLQDAKDAAEDANRAKTTFLATMSHEIRTPMNALIGFLEMAWKRAEEGVADRTALEVASAAAQQLLGLIGDILDIARIESGHLSLTPERANLRALVESVCRVFEGLARQKNLEWHVEMDARSDRDVLIDPTRFKQVLSNLLSNATKFTREGEVSLTLSVVPGLSGHLVVNVRIEDTGIGISAADQKLLFSPFVQGGNSQQSARKGAGLGLVISRTLCEMMGGHLELRSVLGQGSKVEISLSLIALQPLPADESANRALVQVPTRSLTVLVVDDHSANRLLLSSQLSYLGHRVMEAEDGEHGLELWRAHEFDLVITDSNMPRLSGYELTGAIRDEECAQGLLPTLILGFTANAQPEEKVRCLEAGMDDCLFKPIRLADLSSWLADRFSEMTSEQPPSSEIDLSELEQYVGEDRTLINQLLRELAITNRNDREHLLQAHADNNLPGLRDLAHRIKGGARMVRAQRLIESCKALERACAEGRATSIDEAVDQLQDAMRSLDQSLESAEA; the protein is encoded by the coding sequence ATGGTGTGCCTCGTGCCGCCAGCGCCGGCCATCGCCGGCGAGCCTGAGCGCTTGCAGGTGCTGGGGCGTTCCACAGTGGAGGGCTACGAGGTCAGTCTGGATGAACAGGACCGCCAATGGCTGCGCAACAAACGCGTCTTGCGCCTTGGGGTGAGCGGGCCGGACTACCCGCCGTTCGAGGTGACGCGCAATCACAACGAGCTGGAAGGTATCACCGCTGATTACGCCATGCTCATTGCGCAGATGCTCAACGTGCAGATCGAGGTGCTGCGTTATGTCACCCGTGAAGCGGCCATGGAGGCGCTTAAATTCGGCGAGCTGGATGTGCTGGGGACTTCGAACAACTTTGAACTGGCCGACCCCGAGCTGATCCTGTCCAGTGCTTATGCTGATGATCAGCCGATGCTGGTCACCCGACTGGACGAGCACATGCCCGTGGATCTGGCGGGTAAACGGATTGCCATGGCCGAAGATTACCTGCCGGCGCAGACCGTTGAATCGTTCTATCCCGAGGCCAGCCTGCAGCGTTATCCGTCGACGCTCGATGCGCTCGGGGCGGTGGCGTATGGGCAGGTTGACGTCTCTCTCGTAGACATCTTCAGCGCCAATTACCTGATCAACAATAACTACCTCAATGACGTTCAGCTGATGGGGCCGTCGGGCCTCGACGCTAACCCGTTCGGCTTCGCGCTGGCTCGGGACAACCTGGCGCTGAAGGACCTCATCGACAAGGCGCTGGCGGCGATCCCCATGGATCAGCGCTCGGTTATCGAGCAACGCTGGAGCGCCGGCAGGGCCAAAGTGGCGGGGCAGCAACGCGTGAGTCTGAGCGAGAGTGAACAGCGCTGGCTGGATCAGCATCCAATGGTGAAGGTGGGTGTCGTCGGGGACTTTGCGCCGTTGACGTTCTACGATACCGAGGGACGATTCAGTGGGTTGACGGCGCAATTGCTGAAGCTGATCAGCCAGCGCAGCGGTTTGAACTTCGATGTGTTGCGAGGCCAGACCCTGGACCAGCAGATCCAGCGCCTCAAGGCCGGCGAGATTGATGTCTTGCCCGCCATCATCCCCACGACCGAAGGCGTTCGCGGACTGCACTTTACCCGGTCCTATTTGACCAATCCGTACATGCTGGTCAGTGCAACTACCTCCGGTAGCCCGAAGACGCTGGACGATCTGGCCGGTAAACGTCTGGCGATTTATCCCCGTCACCCGATGCGTGCATTCATTCAGGAACAGGCACCCGATGTGCAGATGGTGGACGTACAAAACCCGGCCCAGGGTCTGGAACTGGTGGCGCAGGAACAGGCCGAAGCCGCGCTCAGTTCATTGTTCATGACCCGTTACCTGATTGCCCGGTATTACCAGGGCCGTTTGCGCATCAGCAGCACCGTGGGCGATGAGCCGGCGCGCATCGCTATGGCAACCGGCCGTGATGAATCGGTGTTGAACTCGATTTTGAACAAGGCGTTGCTGAGCATTTCGCCCGAGGAGATGGACGATCTGGTCGCCCGCTGGAGCAACGATGTCGTCGTGGATGACAGCTATTGGCTGCGTCATCGCCAAGGCATTTTGCAGGCGTTTGCCGCTGCCGCGGTTCTGTTGTTGCTGGCCCTGGCCTGGATCGCCCGGCAGCGCCGACAGATCCGCCAGCGCCAGCAGTGGCTGCAGCAATTGCAGGACGCCAAAGACGCAGCGGAGGATGCTAACCGGGCCAAAACCACGTTTCTGGCAACCATGAGCCATGAAATCCGTACACCGATGAATGCCCTGATCGGGTTTCTGGAAATGGCCTGGAAGCGGGCAGAAGAGGGCGTGGCAGACCGTACGGCCCTTGAAGTCGCGTCAGCGGCCGCGCAACAGTTACTGGGGTTGATCGGCGATATCCTCGACATCGCCCGCATCGAGTCCGGGCATTTATCCCTGACACCAGAACGCGCCAATCTGCGGGCGCTGGTGGAGTCGGTCTGCCGGGTTTTCGAAGGGTTGGCACGGCAGAAAAACCTGGAATGGCATGTCGAGATGGACGCGCGCAGCGATCGCGACGTGTTGATCGACCCCACGCGCTTCAAGCAGGTGCTGTCCAACCTGTTGAGCAACGCGACCAAGTTCACCCGTGAAGGGGAGGTGAGTTTGACGTTGAGTGTGGTGCCCGGATTGTCGGGGCATCTGGTGGTCAATGTGCGCATTGAAGACACCGGCATTGGCATCAGCGCAGCTGATCAGAAGCTGTTGTTCAGTCCGTTCGTTCAGGGCGGCAACAGCCAGCAATCCGCCCGCAAGGGGGCCGGGTTGGGGCTGGTGATCAGCCGCACGTTGTGTGAAATGATGGGTGGCCACCTGGAGCTGCGCAGCGTCCTCGGGCAGGGCTCGAAGGTCGAGATCAGCCTGTCGCTGATCGCGTTGCAGCCGCTGCCCGCCGATGAATCGGCGAACAGGGCGCTGGTGCAGGTCCCCACGCGGTCCCTGACTGTTCTGGTGGTCGACGATCACTCGGCCAATCGCCTGTTGCTCTCAAGTCAGCTGAGCTACTTGGGGCACCGCGTGATGGAGGCCGAAGATGGCGAGCATGGGCTGGAACTGTGGCGTGCACACGAGTTTGACCTGGTCATAACTGACAGCAATATGCCGAGGCTCAGCGGTTATGAATTGACCGGTGCGATACGCGATGAAGAGTGCGCGCAAGGTCTGCTGCCGACGCTGATCCTGGGTTTTACCGCCAATGCGCAGCCTGAGGAAAAGGTCCGGTGCCTGGAAGCGGGCATGGACGATTGTCTGTTCAAACCGATTCGGTTGGCGGATCTGAGTAGCTGGTTGGCCGACCGGTTTTCAGAGATGACGAGCGAACAACCCCCATCATCCGAGATCGATTTGAGCGAGCTGGAGCAATACGTCGGTGAAGACCGGACCTTGATCAATCAACTGCTGCGTGAATTGGCAATAACCAATCGCAACGACCGTGAACATCTGCTTCAAGCTCACGCCGACAACAATCTCCCCGGTCTGCGAGACCTGGCGCACCGTATCAAGGGTGGTGCGCGCATGGTCCGGGCCCAACGGTTGATCGAAAGTTGCAAAGCGTTGGAACGAGCCTGCGCCGAAGGTCGTGCGACATCGATCGACGAAGCCGTCGATCAATTGCAGGACGCCATGCGAAGTCTCGATCAGAGCCTTGAGTCGGCTGAGGCTTAA
- a CDS encoding response regulator transcription factor: MKSVLIVDDHPVIRAALKLVLQREGFKQIHEAASVGEALTILREHLVDLLILDLVMPGGNGLDLLERIRASDWKCVVLVFTSLDPLFFQERCMRGGALAYVSKTNSLDQLHKAVHALMAGYTYFTQLLSRPMNPLQHSEKKLIDSLSNRELTILQSLARGFSNKAIAEAMNLSHKTVSTYKTRLIIKLGVMAAVHLRDFAIRNHLI; this comes from the coding sequence ATGAAGTCAGTGCTGATTGTCGACGATCATCCGGTGATCCGCGCCGCACTCAAGCTTGTGCTTCAACGGGAAGGTTTCAAGCAGATTCATGAGGCGGCAAGCGTTGGGGAAGCGTTGACGATACTGCGTGAGCATCTGGTCGATCTGCTGATCCTGGACCTGGTGATGCCCGGCGGCAACGGGCTGGATTTGCTTGAGCGAATCAGGGCGAGCGACTGGAAATGTGTGGTGCTGGTGTTCACCTCGCTCGATCCGCTGTTTTTCCAGGAGCGTTGCATGCGCGGTGGTGCCTTGGCGTACGTCTCGAAAACCAACAGCCTGGATCAATTGCACAAGGCGGTGCATGCGTTGATGGCGGGTTATACCTATTTCACGCAGTTGCTTTCCAGACCGATGAACCCGCTGCAACACAGCGAAAAAAAGTTGATCGACTCACTGTCCAACCGCGAGTTGACCATCTTGCAATCCCTTGCCCGAGGCTTCTCCAACAAGGCGATCGCCGAAGCCATGAACCTGAGCCACAAAACCGTCAGCACCTACAAAACGCGTTTGATCATAAAACTGGGGGTTATGGCGGCGGTGCACCTGCGGGATTTCGCCATACGCAATCACCTGATCTGA
- a CDS encoding chemotaxis protein CheY, whose translation MPNKALRILIADEQHFHRMIIERLFNQLDYYRVAPVHDLASMLTLVEYGCEPFDLVVVNAALGAGELDLFGYFLDNRQVCHALIFDGQQAQLPPIPACGQQKIRVSHDVLPDLACIQQLMTIIDPSPEFYQRYAG comes from the coding sequence ATGCCGAATAAAGCCTTGCGCATCCTGATCGCCGACGAGCAGCACTTTCACCGGATGATCATCGAGCGGCTATTCAACCAACTCGATTATTACCGGGTGGCACCGGTGCACGACCTTGCGTCAATGCTGACCCTGGTCGAGTACGGTTGCGAGCCGTTTGACCTGGTGGTCGTCAACGCCGCGCTGGGGGCAGGCGAGCTGGATTTGTTCGGGTACTTTCTCGATAACCGGCAGGTTTGCCACGCGCTGATTTTCGACGGGCAACAGGCGCAGTTGCCGCCGATTCCGGCCTGCGGGCAACAGAAAATTCGGGTGAGTCACGATGTGCTGCCTGATCTGGCGTGCATTCAGCAGTTGATGACGATCATTGACCCATCGCCGGAGTTTTATCAGCGGTATGCCGGGTGA
- the mgtA gene encoding magnesium-translocating P-type ATPase, whose amino-acid sequence MNLTLLKEFFAGFLRTRHIGRHFRRLALLESFTDTTVSREVPPTLAQTLVTAANSDTGSLLKKLGSHTDGLSEQEADTLRGQFGLNEVEHEQPLPWWTHLWHCYKNPFNLLLTLLAVISLLTEDMKAAIVIFSMVVLSTLLRFWQESKSNQAADALKAMVSNTATVLRREAPRTELAIKQLVPGDLIVLSAGDMIPADCRVLSAKDLFVSQAAMTGESMPVEKFPRQQDRDSGNPLDLDNILFMGTNVVSGTAMAVILTTGNNTYFGALAQRVGATDRAPTSFQTGVNKISWLLIRFMFVMAPLVLFINGFTKGDWTEALLFALSIAVGLTPEMLPMIVTSTLAKGAVFLSRKKVIVKRLDAIQNFGAMDVLCTDKTGTLTQDKIFLARNVDVWGNDSDDVLEMAYLNSYYQTGLKNLLDVAVLEHVEIHRELKVGTAFRKVDEIPFDFTRRRMSVVVAERDQPPLLICKGAVEEVLAVCTRVRHGVVDEALSEELLARIRQVTAAFNAEGLRVVAVAARPMIEGRDTYNLADEQALTLIGYVAFLDPPKESTAPALKALAAHGVAVKVLTGDNELVTAKICREVGLEQQGLLMGNDIERMSDAQLAVAVETTNVFAKLTPSHKDRIVRLLKGNGHVVGFMGDGINDAPALRTADIGISVDSAVDIAKEAADIILLEKSLMVLEEGVLEGRRTFANMLKYIKMTASSNFGNVFSVLVASAFIPFLPMLPMHLLVQNLLYDISQIAIPFDHVDDEMLKQPQRWQPADVGRFMLFFGPISSIFDITTFALMWYVFDANTPDHQTLFQSGWFVVGLLTQTLIVHMIRTPKIPFLQSRAAMPLMVMTGIIMAVGIFLPMGPLAHYFKLQALPSLYFVFLPVILLAYMVLTQAVKGFYIRRFGWQ is encoded by the coding sequence ATGAACCTTACCCTGCTCAAGGAATTCTTCGCCGGATTCCTGCGCACCCGTCACATCGGCCGGCACTTTCGCCGACTGGCGCTGCTGGAAAGCTTCACCGACACCACGGTCAGCCGTGAAGTGCCGCCAACGCTGGCGCAAACCCTGGTCACCGCCGCTAACAGCGACACCGGCTCCTTGCTGAAAAAACTCGGCAGCCACACCGACGGCTTGAGTGAACAGGAAGCCGACACCCTGCGCGGGCAATTCGGCCTCAACGAAGTCGAGCACGAACAGCCACTGCCGTGGTGGACTCACCTGTGGCACTGCTACAAAAACCCGTTCAACCTGCTGCTGACCTTGCTCGCGGTGATCTCCTTGCTGACCGAGGACATGAAAGCCGCCATCGTGATTTTCTCGATGGTGGTGCTTTCGACCTTGTTGCGCTTCTGGCAGGAGAGCAAATCCAACCAGGCCGCGGACGCCCTCAAGGCCATGGTCAGCAATACCGCCACGGTGCTGCGCCGGGAAGCGCCGCGTACCGAGCTGGCGATCAAGCAATTGGTGCCGGGCGATCTGATCGTACTCTCGGCCGGTGACATGATCCCCGCCGATTGCCGGGTGCTCAGCGCCAAGGACCTGTTCGTCAGCCAGGCGGCGATGACCGGCGAATCGATGCCGGTGGAAAAATTCCCGCGCCAGCAGGACCGCGACAGCGGCAATCCGCTGGACCTCGACAACATCCTGTTCATGGGCACCAACGTGGTGTCCGGTACGGCGATGGCGGTGATTCTCACCACCGGCAACAATACCTATTTCGGCGCCCTGGCCCAGCGGGTCGGCGCCACCGATCGTGCGCCGACCTCGTTTCAGACCGGGGTCAACAAAATCAGCTGGCTGTTGATCCGCTTCATGTTCGTCATGGCCCCGCTGGTGCTGTTCATCAACGGTTTCACCAAGGGCGACTGGACCGAAGCGCTGCTGTTCGCGCTGTCGATTGCCGTGGGCCTGACCCCGGAAATGCTGCCGATGATCGTCACCTCGACCCTGGCCAAGGGCGCGGTGTTCCTGTCGCGTAAAAAAGTCATCGTCAAACGCCTCGACGCGATCCAGAACTTCGGTGCCATGGACGTGCTGTGCACCGACAAGACCGGCACCCTGACCCAAGACAAAATCTTCCTCGCCCGTAACGTCGACGTCTGGGGCAACGACTCCGACGACGTGCTGGAAATGGCCTACCTCAACAGCTACTACCAGACCGGCCTGAAAAACCTGCTGGACGTGGCGGTGCTCGAACACGTGGAAATCCACCGTGAATTGAAGGTCGGCACGGCGTTTCGCAAGGTCGATGAAATTCCGTTCGACTTCACTCGCCGGCGCATGTCGGTGGTGGTCGCCGAGCGCGATCAGCCGCCTCTGCTGATCTGCAAAGGCGCGGTGGAGGAAGTGCTGGCGGTGTGCACGCGGGTACGTCACGGCGTTGTCGATGAAGCCCTGAGCGAGGAACTGCTGGCGCGGATTCGCCAGGTCACTGCTGCCTTCAACGCTGAAGGCTTGCGGGTGGTCGCGGTCGCCGCGCGTCCCATGATCGAAGGCCGCGACACGTACAACCTGGCGGATGAACAGGCGCTGACGCTGATCGGCTATGTGGCGTTCCTCGATCCACCGAAAGAAAGCACCGCCCCGGCCCTGAAGGCGCTGGCCGCTCACGGCGTCGCGGTGAAAGTGCTCACCGGTGACAACGAACTGGTGACGGCGAAGATCTGCCGCGAAGTCGGCCTGGAGCAACAAGGCCTGCTGATGGGCAACGACATCGAGCGCATGAGCGACGCCCAATTGGCAGTGGCGGTCGAGACCACCAATGTCTTTGCCAAACTGACGCCGTCGCACAAGGACCGCATCGTGCGTCTGCTCAAGGGCAACGGCCACGTGGTCGGTTTCATGGGCGACGGCATCAACGATGCGCCGGCGCTGCGTACTGCCGACATCGGCATTTCGGTGGACAGCGCCGTGGACATCGCCAAGGAAGCGGCCGACATCATCCTCCTGGAAAAGAGCCTGATGGTGCTGGAGGAGGGCGTGCTGGAAGGGCGCCGCACCTTCGCCAACATGCTCAAGTACATCAAGATGACGGCCAGCTCGAACTTCGGCAACGTGTTCTCTGTGCTGGTGGCGAGCGCGTTCATTCCGTTCTTGCCGATGCTGCCGATGCACCTGCTGGTGCAGAACCTGCTGTACGACATTTCACAGATCGCCATCCCGTTCGATCACGTCGATGACGAAATGCTCAAGCAACCGCAGCGCTGGCAGCCGGCGGATGTCGGGCGCTTCATGCTGTTTTTCGGCCCGATCAGTTCGATTTTCGACATCACCACGTTTGCCCTGATGTGGTACGTGTTCGACGCCAATACCCCGGACCACCAAACGCTGTTCCAGTCTGGCTGGTTCGTGGTCGGGTTGCTGACCCAGACGTTGATCGTGCACATGATCCGCACCCCGAAAATCCCGTTCCTGCAAAGCCGCGCGGCGATGCCGTTGATGGTCATGACCGGGATCATCATGGCCGTGGGGATTTTCCTGCCGATGGGGCCATTGGCGCACTACTTCAAATTGCAGGCGCTGCCGTCGCTGTATTTCGTGTTCCTGCCGGTGATTCTGCTGGCGTACATGGTGCTGACCCAGGCAGTGAAGGGCTTTTACATTCGGCGGTTCGGTTGGCAGTGA
- a CDS encoding lysine N(6)-hydroxylase/L-ornithine N(5)-oxygenase family protein → MTQAIASPIVHDLIGVGFGPSNLALAIALQERGPSQGELDVLFLDKQPNYSWHGNTLSTQSELQISFLKDLVTLRNPTSPYSFVNYLKHHGRLVDFINLGTFYPCRMEYNDYLRWVAGQFEAQSRYGEEVLTIEPVLHNQQVEALRVISRDATGHQHVRTTRSVVVSTGGTPRIPEAFKALKDDGRVFHHSQYLAQMAKQPCVNNQPMSIAIIGGGQSAAEAFIDLNDSFPSVQVDMILRGSALKPADDSPFVNEVFSPEFTDLVFQQASSERERLVNEYHNTNYSVVDIDLIERIYGIFYRQKVSGIARHTFRTLTTIEKATATERGIELAVRNNATGEVTVRLYDAVVLATGYERQMHRKLLAPLEQYLGDFEVDRNYKLITDERCKAGIYMQGFCQASHGLSDTLLSILPIRADEIAGSLYDHGKHRGHSRSVVDLLLATAS, encoded by the coding sequence ATGACACAGGCAATTGCATCGCCCATCGTTCACGACCTGATCGGCGTCGGTTTCGGCCCTTCGAACCTGGCGCTGGCCATCGCTCTGCAAGAGCGCGGGCCGAGCCAGGGCGAGCTGGATGTTCTGTTTCTCGACAAGCAGCCCAACTACAGCTGGCACGGCAATACCCTGTCGACCCAGAGCGAGCTGCAGATTTCCTTCCTCAAGGACCTGGTGACCCTGCGCAATCCGACCAGCCCGTATTCGTTCGTCAACTACCTCAAGCATCACGGCCGCCTGGTGGACTTCATCAACCTCGGCACCTTCTACCCGTGCCGCATGGAGTATAACGACTACCTGCGCTGGGTCGCCGGCCAGTTTGAAGCCCAGAGCCGCTACGGCGAAGAAGTGCTGACCATCGAGCCGGTGCTGCACAACCAGCAGGTCGAGGCGCTGCGGGTCATCTCTCGCGACGCCACGGGTCATCAACATGTACGCACCACCCGGTCGGTGGTGGTCAGTACCGGCGGTACGCCGCGCATTCCCGAAGCGTTCAAGGCGCTGAAAGATGATGGCCGCGTGTTCCACCACTCGCAGTACCTGGCGCAGATGGCCAAGCAGCCGTGCGTGAACAATCAACCGATGAGCATCGCGATCATCGGCGGCGGGCAAAGCGCGGCGGAAGCCTTCATCGATTTGAACGACAGTTTCCCATCGGTGCAGGTGGACATGATCCTGCGTGGCTCGGCGCTGAAGCCGGCGGATGACAGCCCGTTCGTCAACGAAGTGTTCTCGCCGGAGTTCACCGACCTGGTGTTCCAGCAGGCAAGCAGCGAGCGCGAGCGCCTGGTCAACGAGTACCACAACACCAACTATTCGGTGGTGGACATCGACCTGATCGAACGCATCTACGGCATCTTCTATCGCCAGAAAGTCTCGGGCATCGCGCGTCACACGTTCCGCACCCTGACCACTATTGAAAAAGCCACCGCCACCGAGCGCGGTATCGAACTGGCAGTGCGCAACAATGCCACCGGTGAAGTGACGGTTCGTCTGTACGATGCCGTGGTATTGGCCACCGGCTACGAGCGCCAGATGCACCGCAAACTGCTGGCGCCGCTGGAGCAATACCTGGGTGATTTCGAAGTGGATCGCAACTACAAGCTGATCACCGACGAGCGCTGCAAGGCCGGCATCTATATGCAGGGTTTCTGCCAGGCGAGCCATGGTTTGAGCGACACACTGTTGTCGATCCTGCCGATTCGCGCGGATGAGATTGCAGGTTCCTTGTATGACCATGGCAAGCACCGTGGGCATAGCCGGTCGGTGGTGGATTTGTTGTTGGCCACTGCCAGCTAA
- a CDS encoding sigma-70 family RNA polymerase sigma factor — translation MLENYYRELVCFLNAKLGNRQVAEDVVHDAYLRVLERSSDTPIEQPRAFLYRTALNLVIDDHRRNALRQVESLDVLDNEERYFTPSPHNCLDHGQRLEMLQRALAELPRLCRESFLLRKIDGLSHPEIAEHLGISRALVEKHIVNAMKHCRIRMRQWDAH, via the coding sequence ATGTTGGAAAACTACTATCGCGAGCTGGTGTGTTTCCTGAACGCCAAGCTAGGCAACCGTCAGGTGGCCGAAGATGTGGTGCATGACGCTTATCTGCGAGTACTGGAGCGTTCCAGTGATACGCCGATCGAGCAGCCCCGGGCCTTCCTTTATCGCACCGCGCTGAACCTGGTGATCGACGATCATCGGCGCAATGCCTTGCGCCAGGTCGAGTCGCTGGACGTGCTCGACAACGAAGAGCGCTACTTCACGCCATCCCCGCACAATTGCCTCGACCACGGCCAGCGCCTGGAAATGCTCCAGCGTGCCTTGGCGGAATTGCCGCGGCTGTGTCGCGAAAGTTTTCTGCTGCGCAAGATCGACGGCCTGTCGCACCCGGAAATTGCCGAGCACCTGGGCATCTCGCGCGCGCTGGTGGAGAAGCACATCGTCAATGCCATGAAGCACTGCCGCATACGGATGCGCCAGTGGGACGCCCATTGA
- a CDS encoding efflux RND transporter periplasmic adaptor subunit, producing MKRPRQTRRALLVALCLIPVIAIAAWQVIPPGRDKFATVQVSRGDIESSVTALGTLQPRRYVDVGAQASGQIQKIHVEVGDVVKEGQLLVEIDPSTQQAKLDAGRYSIENLKAQLQEQRAQHELARQKFQRQQNLKAGGATREEDVQTAQAELHATQARIDMFQAQIRQAQASLRSDQAELGYTRIYAPMAGTVVALDARVGQTLNAQQQTPLILRIAKLSPMTVWAEVSEADIGHVKPGMSAWFTTLSGGNRRWSSTVRQILPVPPKPLDQTSQGGGSPASSSKSGSARVVLYTVLLDVDNADNALMAEMTTQVFFVSDQAKNTLTAPVAALQAGTEANRQIAQVVAENGSIQQRDVRTGISDRLRVQILDGLQEGDHLLIGPADGRGG from the coding sequence ATGAAACGTCCCCGACAGACCCGACGCGCCCTGCTTGTAGCACTTTGTCTGATCCCCGTTATCGCCATCGCCGCCTGGCAAGTGATCCCGCCTGGCCGGGATAAATTCGCCACCGTGCAAGTCAGCCGTGGCGACATTGAAAGCAGCGTCACCGCGTTGGGCACCCTGCAACCGCGGCGTTATGTCGACGTTGGCGCCCAGGCGTCCGGGCAGATCCAGAAGATTCACGTGGAAGTGGGCGACGTGGTCAAGGAAGGCCAGCTGCTGGTGGAGATCGACCCGTCGACCCAGCAGGCCAAGCTCGACGCCGGACGCTACTCCATCGAGAACCTCAAGGCGCAGCTCCAGGAACAACGGGCCCAGCACGAACTGGCCCGACAGAAATTCCAGCGCCAGCAGAACCTCAAGGCCGGCGGCGCGACCCGCGAAGAAGACGTGCAAACCGCCCAGGCCGAACTGCACGCCACCCAGGCGCGCATCGACATGTTCCAGGCGCAGATCCGCCAGGCCCAGGCCAGCCTGCGCAGCGATCAGGCCGAACTTGGCTACACGCGGATTTACGCGCCGATGGCCGGCACCGTGGTCGCCCTCGACGCTCGGGTCGGCCAGACCCTCAACGCCCAGCAGCAAACACCCTTGATCCTGCGCATCGCCAAGTTGTCGCCGATGACCGTATGGGCCGAAGTCTCGGAAGCCGACATCGGCCACGTCAAACCCGGCATGAGCGCCTGGTTTACCACCCTCAGCGGTGGCAACCGACGCTGGAGCAGCACCGTGCGGCAGATTCTGCCGGTGCCACCCAAGCCATTGGACCAGACCAGCCAGGGTGGCGGCAGCCCGGCCAGTTCGAGCAAAAGCGGCAGCGCGCGCGTGGTGCTGTATACGGTGTTGCTGGATGTCGATAACGCCGACAACGCGTTGATGGCGGAGATGACCACCCAGGTGTTCTTCGTTTCCGATCAGGCGAAAAATACCCTGACCGCACCGGTCGCGGCGCTGCAGGCCGGCACCGAAGCGAATAGGCAAATCGCCCAGGTCGTCGCCGAAAACGGCAGCATCCAGCAGCGCGACGTGCGCACCGGCATCAGCGATCGTCTGCGGGTGCAGATCCTCGACGGTTTGCAGGAAGGCGATCACCTGCTGATCGGCCCGGCTGACGGGAGGGGCGGCTGA